The proteins below come from a single Penaeus monodon isolate SGIC_2016 chromosome 23, NSTDA_Pmon_1, whole genome shotgun sequence genomic window:
- the LOC119587735 gene encoding baculoviral IAP repeat-containing protein 7-B-like: protein MSSLLQYDGLPLGAGTQEKKPDERGERRFHRQTALLYESVRRQTFINWPLAFLDPDKLAAAGFFYLRTEDHVQCAFCQGIVGFWDRSDDPLTEHKKHFPNCPFVAGVATGNVPKDGPDDLTKEAFKLLDDYYNYRVANTRPQVSNNYQTDSLSISETTKVAFPALNTIQSRCRTYTRWPKDIGVSIDALAEAGFFSTGLADWVQCFHCGGGLHSWRQGDDPWTEHSRFYPYCPFVRMQRGEDTVIHCWKKNPAPCVPPRPITLTPEESDLLLHHPVAKRAIEMGLSPASMKGALKLRLEKSGVMCRTVTEAMELVFDFEEEQRRNNTEKNNSYDGMPITEETRDITPTEPMTVEVQESFFPRDSSPILSVEQNPEYLKLLSEVEQLRQDVLMEEKRLQCRQCHGQRVAVVFQPCSHLHLCAECARPVDTCPSCGTVVRGTLRPIIG from the exons ATGTCTTCCTTGCTACAATACGACGGCCTCCCCCTGGGAGCTGGAAcacaagaaaaaa AGCCTGACGAGCGCGGAGAGCGACGCTTCCACCGCCAAACGGCCCTCCTGTACGAGTCCGTCAGACGCCAAACCTTCATCAACTGGCCCTTAGCCTTCCTGGATCCGGACAAGCTGGCTGCGGCGGGATTCTTCTACCTGCGGACGGAGGACCACGTGCAGTGCGCCTTCTGCCAGGGCATCGTCGGCTTCTGGGATCGCTCGGACGACCCTCTGACGGAGCACAAGAAGCATTTCCCCAACTGCCCCTTCGTCGCGGGGGTCGCCACGGGGAACGTGCCGAAGGACGGGCCGGACGACCTGACGAAGGAGGCCTTCAAACTCCTTGACGACTACTACAACTACCGGGTGGCCAACACTCGCCCTCAAGTCTCGAACAATTATCAGA CAGACTCGCTGAGCATCTCCGAGACCACCAAGGTGGCCTTCCCCGCCCTCAACACGATCCAGAGCCGCTGCCGGACGTACACGCGCTGGCCCAAGGACATCGGCGTGAGCATCGACGCCCTTGCGGAGGCGGGCTTCTTCTCGACGGGCCTGGCGGACTGGGTCCAGTGCTTCCACTGCGGCGGAGGACTCCACTCGTGGCGCCAGGGGGACGATCCCTGGACGGAGCACTCCCGCTTCTACCCCTACTGCCCCTTCGTCAGGATGCAGCGTGGAGAGGACACCGTGATCCACTGCTGGAAAAAGAACCCGGCGCCCTGTGTTCCCCCGCGGCCCATCACCCTCACGCCGGAGGAAAGTGACCTCCTGCTGCACCATCCCGTCGCTAAG agAGCGATCGAGATGGGTCTCTCGCCGGCGTCGATGAAGGGCGCCCTGAAGCTCCGTCTGGAGAAATCGGGCGTGATGTGTCGGACGGTGACGGAGGCGATGGAACTGGTCTTCGATTTCGAGGAGGAACAGCGTCGGAATAACACCGAAAAGAACAACAGTTACGACGGCATGCCCATCACGGAGGAG ACTAGAGATATCACACCAACAGAACCTATGACA gtTGAAGTCCAAGAATCTTTTTTTCCGAGAGACTCCAGCCCTATCCTCAGCGTCGAGCAGAACCCGGAATACTTGAAGTTACTTTCAGAAG TGGAGCAGCTTCGTCAAGATGTCCTGATGGAGGAGAAGCGTCTGCAGTGCCGGCAGTGCCATGGCCAGCGAGTGGCAGTGGTGTTCCAGCCTTGCTCTCACCTCCACCTGTGTGCCGAGTGTGCCAGGCCGGTGGACACCTGCCCCTCGTGTGGCACCGTCGTCAGGGGGACGTTAAGACCCATCATCGGCTAG